The Edwardsiella tarda ATCC 15947 = NBRC 105688 region CGTTCTCACGGATCGCCGTCTCCGATTTCTCCTGTTTATTCTGTTTGTCCTCCCCCAGCTTACCGCTGATCATCGACATGGCGATGGTCACCACCAGGATGCCGCCGGCAATACGGAAGGAGTCGATGGAGATACCGAAGAAATAGAGGATGGAGTCGCCCAGTAGCAAGGCGATAATAAGAATGATCGCCACCGAGAGATTCGCGGTCAGGTTAGTCCGATTGCGCGCCGCAACGGCCTGATAGCTGGTCATACTGATGAAGACGGGCAAGATCCCTACCGGGTTTACCAAGGCGAACAGGCCAATAAAAAATTTGATATACCCGGACAAGTCCAGCAGAGACTGACTCACTATGTGCTCCACAAGTTAAAGATGATGGTCATCGCGCGCTAATGTAATAGAAATACCTGCGCCGATC contains the following coding sequences:
- a CDS encoding YchE family NAAT transporter yields the protein MSQSLLDLSGYIKFFIGLFALVNPVGILPVFISMTSYQAVAARNRTNLTANLSVAIILIIALLLGDSILYFFGISIDSFRIAGGILVVTIAMSMISGKLGEDKQNKQEKSETAIRENVGVVPLALPLMAGPGAISSTIVWSSRYHGWQNLLGFSLAIILFAFCCWLLFRAAPLLVRLLGQTGINVVTRIMGLLLMALGIEFIVTGVKAIFPGLL